GCGTTTGAATGATCCAGAACCAAACACCAAAAGGCTCGAAAGAGAAGAACCAGCCATATACGAAAAAGCCAAGATAAATCGCTAGTGCACCTGGCAATATCGGATACACAGCCCCGGCCAGTCCTACGGCGAATAAAGCAATAATAAGAATCCAACCCAGGATCGTCAATACTTAACCCCCTAATAGCAAATATGCTCTATGGATTCACTTCGAATATAGCAATTCTTTATTATTGGCTGCCTAAAGAGGTTACCACTTCATTAAAAATATACTTTTGGACAACTTCAGCGATACCATCATTATTATTAGAAGCCACCACAGCGTCAGCCTCTTCTTTAACCGTCTCCTGAGCGTTGCCCATAGCGACCCCAAGCCCTGCCTGCTGAATCGCCGCAAGGTCGTTGAGGCTATCGCCAACTGCTATAACTTGGGACATTTCTAGCCCGAGCAGCTTACAGACTTCCTTGATTCCGGTCGCCTTATTCACACCTAGAGGATTAATCTCTAGATTATGCGGGGAGGAGTTCGTAATCTCCAGTCCACCCATATCTTGAAGGCGAAGCAGCAGCTTATGACGAAGCTCATCATCTTCGGTGTGATAACCGAATTTAAGCCATTCTCTGCCCGTTACATCCCCATCCCAGTTATCCTGTTTATGAACCTTTTCCGTAGAATAGGCCCAGAACCAAATGTCATCTTCCTTCGCAAGTTCATACATCTGTTTTACTAGCATAGGGTCCATCAGCGACCGGCGATAAATTTCGTGCGGCGCTCGCCACACCTCACTGCCATTCACAGTAATCATTGGTGTTCCTAGTCCAAGCTGCTCTGCATATGGAAATGCACTTGTAAAAGCCCGGCCTGTCGACAGACAGACATGAACGCCTGCGTCGACCGCCTTTTGAAGCCATTCCACCGTTGTAGGTGTAATAATTTGTTCATCATTCAGTAAGGTTCCATCCATATCCAAAGCAAGCAGGCGGTATTTGGCAGTCATTGCCACCCCTCCATTCTTGTATGCTCTCTAAAGAGCAGCTGTTTATTTTTTATTCCATATTCACCTTAGGGTCAGAGTTATTCGGTACCTGTAGCCGTTCCCTCCTTCGCAGGGTCATTGACATTATTACCTGACTGAAGGCTCTTCTTCGGAACACCATCAAGCCCGTATTCCCAATCATAAGCATCGAAAATTTTGCGTGCTACAGGCGCAGCACTTTGGGAACCAAAGCCACCCTCAGGAATGACTACGGCCACTGCCAGCTTAGGGTTATTACGTGGAGCATAAGCAATAAATACACCATTATCGCGAATTTGACCCTTAGCCACTTGCTGTGATGTTCCTGTCTTACGAGCAAAATCATAAGGGAAATCAGAAAAAGCACTAACTTCGCTTCGCATACCCTGTTGTATTTCTTTCCAATAGGATTTATCGAAGGCTGTTACTTCATCCAGTACCTCACGACCGAACTCCTTGACTACTTTTCCATCAGCATCTGTAATCTTGCTAACGAGTTGAGGTTTGATCCGCTGTCCTTCGTTAGCAAGTGTAGCTACGTATTGCGCAAGCTGCAACACTGTATAACTACCTTGTTGACCGAAAGAAGCATATACAAGTGCCGCTTGTGCACTACCCGCAGCCTCTATATTGGTATAGTTAATCTGTCCTAAGAATTCATTTGGCAGACCACTTCCCGTGGATACACCAAGACCAAACTCTTTCATATACTTATCCCAGACATCTATCCCCTTACTCTTATACTTCTCATATAATCTTTTACCGACCATATCAACCATGAACGCATTCGAGGACTTCTCAATCGCTCTTGCAGGGTCCATAGAACCGTAGACATGTCCTCCAGAGTTTCTTACCTTGGTTTCATGACCTGTTTTACCAAAAGTCGCAAAGCCTTTATCTGAGTAGTAGGTTGAAGGTGTAAATAGACCTTCATTCAGACCCACGAGTACACTTAACGGTTTAATAGTTGAACCTAGAAGCAGCACTGATCTTAGTCCATTCCCTGAAGTTCCTGAAGAAATCGGGTTAATGGTACCGTTCTGGTAGTTGTCCATAATACTGTTCCAGACATCTGTAGATAAGGAGCCTGATGTCCAAATATTCGTATCGTAGTCCGGCATACTCGCCATACTGACGATATTTCCCGTATCGACTTCCATCGCCACAGCGTAACCCGTTAATGCATTAGGATGCGTTTTACCCTGTACAGGATTGGAATGCAGCCACTTAATCTGATCCATAATGGCCTGCTCTGTCTTCATCTGGATATTCTTATTAATCGTTGTCCAAACGTCGTTACCTTTCACAGGAGGGACAACTCGTTCGACTTTCTCAGCCATATTCTGTGGATTTACAGAAATTTCTTGATACCCATTTTGTCCCCGAAGCTCTCTCTGATACTGTAGCTCCAGACCGTCAAATCCGACAAATTCATCATCTTTGTACGTTAGTCCTGGCTCTGGATTGTTCTTCATAGCATTTAAGATATTCTTATAAATATTAAGGCTGTTTGCTGATTTAAAAGGCTTGATATACCCTATCGTCTGTACGGCAACCGTATCTTTATCGTAATGACGAATGCTTTCCTCGACAATTTCAAGACCCGGATATTCACCCTTATGTTCCATGAAATAGGCTACTTCCTGAGTAGTCAGATCAGCCTTAATCCGCCGTGCCATAAAGCCGAGTGATTTGCGGAAATATAAATCCAGCGCTTCAATAACATCTTCTTCTGTCATCTTTTCAGCATTTGGATCGCCATATTTATTGAAATCAGCTACCAGCTTCGCCGCCAATGCATCTGACTTGGCTTTAGCTTCCGGGGTCAACGTAGTTTTACCGGTAATTTTATCTGTTTGTTTCGCGGTATACTCCTTATTGAGTGTAATATACAGCGATTGTACCGGCGTAGAGTACGCTAACTTCTCACCTTCAGCAGCATAAATTACACCTCTCATGGATGCAAGAGGTACATTTTTGGTATCTCTGCTTGTCTCCACTTCGGTTAAAGTCGGGCCTTCCACGAACTGCAACACAGCCAGGCGTATAATAATTACGCAAAATATAACGAACGTGCTAAAGAAAAACACGTTGAGTCGCAGGCCTATGGAACTTTTACTGCTGGTCTCATCTGGAGGTGAGGCCTGCTTACGGAAAAAACTCACAGTATATTTCTCTCCTTTTTCTCTAAAATATAAGAAACTATAAGTTTCACGTTATACATTATCCTTATATTTTTCGCATAAACGCTTACCGTCCTTTAGGGACGCCGAAGGCGTTTTTATTTGAAATAAGCCTGTTATTCTTGAATGGGTTCTGTCACAGGAGTTACATTCTTTTTTGGCACACCATCGAGCCCGTACTCCCAATCGTAGGCGTCAAAAATCTTTCGAGCCACCGGAGCAGCGCTGTTGGAGCCAAAGCCGCCTTCAGGTATAACAACCGCTACGGCCAGCTTCGGATTTTCTCGCGGGGCAAAGGCAATAAACACCCCATTATCGCGGTTTATATTTTTTCTGTCTGTTTTTTCAGAGGTACCTGTCTTACGTGCAAAATCATAAGGAAAATCATCAAAGGCACTAACTTTACTACTCATCCCCTGTTTGATCTCTTTCCAGTAGGATTTGTTAAACGTTACCTTATTAAGCACTTCTCTTTGAAATTCCTTAACCACCTTACCTTGCGCATCCGTAATCTTACTAACGAGCTGAGGCTTAATACGCACCCCTTCATTAGCAAGGGTAGCTGCATACTGGGCAAGCTGTAGTGTAGTATAGCTGCCTTGTTGGCCAAAAGAAGCATAGATCAGAGCAGCCTGCGAACTGCCTGCGGCCTTAAGATCAGTGTAGTTAATCTGGCCCGGTGATTCACCTGGGAGTCCACTTTTCGTAGATACACCCAATCCGAACTCTTTCATATATTCGTCCCAAACCTCAATGCCTTTATCCCCCGGATATTTCTTGTAAAGCTGTTTGCCCACCATATCGACCATAAATACGTTAGAGGAATCTGTAATCGCCTTTGCTGGACGTAGTGAACCATATACGTGACCCGATGAATTTCTTACGGAAGATTTATTATCCTTACCGAAATAGGTAATGCCCACATCTGTGTAAGTTGTTGATGTATTAAAAAAACCTTCGTTCAAACCAATTAACACACTTAATGGCTTAATCGTAGATCCCATAAACACAAGTGAACTAAAATCATGACCTGATCTACCAGACGAATTTGAAGTAATTGTACCGTTTAGATGGTTATTCATGATTTTATTCCAAACAGTAGTTGGTAAGGAATCTTTGGTCCACACATTCGAATCGTAATCCGGCATGCTTGCCATAGCGACGATATTTCCAGTCTCCACTTCCATTGCTACGGCGTATCCTGTTAAAGCATCCGGATGTGTCTCACCTTGAACAGCATTGGCATGTAGCCATTTGATCTGATCCAATATAGCTTGTTCTGTCTTCATCTGGATCTTCTTATTAATGGTCATCCAAATATTATTACCTTTTACAGGAGCAACGTTCTGTTCAACCTTCTCAGCCATATTCTGAGGGGTTATCGAAATGACCTGATAACCATTTTCTCCTCGCAGCTCTCGTTGATACTGCATTTCCAGACCGTCAAATCCCACGTATTCTTCTGCTTTATACATAAGGCCAGGCGAAGCATCTTTTTTCATAGCACTACGAATATTCTTGTATAGCGCTATATCTTCAGTCGATTTGAAAGGCTTCCCAAAGCCGACCGTTTGAACCGCCACCGTGTCTTTATCGTAATGACGAAGACTTTCCTCCACGATGCTAAGTCCCGGATAATCGTCCTTATGCTCCATGAAATAGGCTATTTCTTTTGGAACTAATCCAGTCTTAATTCGCCGCGGTACATACCCTAAATATTTCTTGAAATCTAAATCTAATAAATCCAAGATATCTTTCTGAGTAAGCTTAGGTGCATTGGGATCTCCATATTTAGCAAAATCAGCCGCAAGTCTTGCCGCAAGCGCATTAGACTTGTTCTTCGCCTTCTCCGTAAATGAGGATTCCCCTGTTACTTTATCTGTTGTTCTAGCTGTGTAATCCTTAGTTAATGTAAGGTAAAGTGATTCCGTAGGTGTTGAAAAGGCAATCTGCTCTCCTTCGGCAGCAAAAATAATCCCACGCAACGCTGCGAGCGGAACAATTTTCGTTTCCCGATTCGTTTCTTCTTCAGACAACAGTGCTCCCTCAGTAAATTGCAAACCTGCAAGACGAACAATAATAATGCAAAAAACAAAAAAAGTGCCAAAGAAAAAAATATTCAGTCTCAGACCTACAGAATTTCTTGAAGATATCCCGTCCTTAGGCGGGGGCAGCTTACCAAACAAGCTCACCAGCTTTCTCCCCTTCTACAAGCATAAACGCCTTCTTCATCTTTATAAGGATGGTAAGTGTTTAAGCGAGAAATATAAGACATAAAGTATAGCGTAAACCTTATACTTTCTTATATTTAATGTCTGACACACCGTTACCTGCGACATTGCTCTCATGATGAAGGTGATTTCTAAGCTGCTTATTGTAAGCATAACACTCGCATTTAAGGTAGAGCTGTTGTAACTTGAGTTTATTGTACCACACCCAAGGAGTTCAGCGCCCTCACTCAGAGGGCGTTCTCCCTTATATGAGTTTCATCAAAGTCCTTCGGATTGAACCAATCTCCACTGCTCGCCCAAGTCGGATCCAATGGGATCCACGCTTGCCGATCACTTATATATACTTCATTCCAAGCATGTGCACCATAACCGCCACGTCCGTCATACCCTTGGCCTGTTACAACCCGTACTTGTAAGCCCTGTGAACGGGCCATCACTGCGTACAATCGGGCATAGTCTATACACACCCCTTGCCGAGTGTCGAATGTATCCTGTGGTGTCTGTTCATGCCAGACCTTGTTTTGCAAATAATTATCAGCTTTGGCATAATCGTAAGTTACACGCGAACCTACCCAATCATAGAGAAGTCTGGCTTTTTTTTCTTCGCCCTGCGCTTGTCCAGCAATGTCTTCTGCTGCTCCTATAATATCCTGAGGAATTTCGTGATCAATAACCTCATATTTTCTGCGAAGAATATCATTCATCTCAGCTGCAACGGTCTTCGTCAGGATAGGGAGCTTCTTCTGCACGGTCTCCCCAACAATAGGTTCAAATACAGCGGCAGCACTTTGACTATAGATTGGAGATGACTCCACATAATGACTAAACCCACTCTCTGGATTTAATCCGACACAGATAAAAAGAGCAAGAACAATTACCAGACTACGAGTTAAGCCGATAATTAATCCAACAATTGCTCCTCCCATTCGGCTTACTTGCGTAATCTTTCTATCTTTAAATTTCTTAGTACGCCGTAATTGCGGAAAAGGAAGCAACATGGATAACAATCCCAGGAGCATACGAATCAACATATAAGAAATCAGGAGTAACAGCAGAAACCGAACTAGCGGGGATTCCGATAGCACAGACACCGCCGTATAATAAATTTGCTGCAACTGGGTAAGCTTCGTATCAGGCAAACTAATCCCCGACGCCCAATTCTCTACATAAGGATTCAGGTAAGCCGCAGCTGGGATAGCTAGTACCAAAGATACTATAGTAAATAATCCTGTTCCCAGCAGTCCAAATAATCTTCCGGTGGCACTTGAGAAGCCTCTGCTCCAGCCTTGCAATAGTGAGAAGACTACAACCAGCAGGAGGGCGATGGAGATGATATTAGCATCACTCACACTAGCCATCCATCCGTTTATCATATCCGCTCACTCCTTTCAGTCGCCTGCTTGCTCGGCTGTTATATTTTTTGAGTTCAAGCCTATCACTTATGTTTTTGGGCTTCCTCGATAAATGTTTTTGTCGTATCTGTAACACTCCACTTCCCAAGACTAACGCCACGGAAAGTAACCTCTACTTTATCTTCACCCGCTGCGCCCTTCACTTCAATATTTGGGGTTGTGATCGTAAATGTCCCATCTCCATTTGAAGTATACTTCGCATCCTGCGCTTCTTTAAGCATAACCTCTTGCGCTTCCTTCTTTAGCGTACTTACTGTTCCATCCGCCACCTTATTCACAGCGTTACCAATTTGGTCCATTGTAACACCACTATAGATGAATAAACCTACAACGATAACAATGACAATCGCCCATTTCAGAACGGTTTTGACCAAATTAACAACCGCAAACAGCAGGACAAGCGCAATAACAATAACTAGCCAATTTTCCCTTATAAACTGTGACCATACCTCTGGATCCATCAACCTCACAACACCCCTATCACCTAATTTCGTCCTAAGGATTCTCACTTCCCATAGACATAACGCCAATATTAATTATTATACATGAATGCCCATCATAATTCATGGTTCCACCCTCCGCGAAAGGTATACCCTACTAAACGATTTAAAAAAGCGGTATAAGCCCTCTCTGTCCCACGTAAAGTACAAGTAGTGCTTTAATTTTGTTCTTCATTATTAAGCCGTCCTGCGTTAACTTGTGCTGTAGGTGGCTCTTGGAGGTGTTTCCCTGTGAAAACTGCGCTGTGGCTATACTTATTTCTCTTTCTGGCTTTCTTCGATTTACATGCTCAGTATCCTGTCCTTACACCCTTTGCCATCTCTCTTGGTGCGGGACCCACCTTTATTGGCTGGATGATGGGCATGTACTCATTGACCCACCTTCCCGGCAATCTACTTGCAGGCGTACTCGTCGATCGCAACGGTTCCCGCCGCTACATCGTCTTCAGCCTTGTCGCTGCGGGAGCTATTTTACTGCTGCAGGCTCATGTGCAGCTTCCATGGCATCTGCTAATGCTAAGAGCAGCGAGTGGATTCGTCCTCGCCTTCCTCTCTCCAGCATGTATGACACTGCTGGCTTCATTGTCATCGGATGCCACAGAGCAAGGTAAATATATGTCCGGACATGGTATCGTTCATACTTTAGCTTCAGTTGTATCCCCTGCAGCGGGAGCTTTTATTGTAGCAAAAGCCGGCTACTCTGGCACCTTCACCACACTTGGATGGCTGCTTATCGCAACAGGAGTCATGGCTTTTTTCAGTGTACCTGCGCCTTCAAGACGTACATTAAGCCCGCTAAGCACAGCGCAGTCACCAAAAATCCCTGCTAAACCTTCTATTCCGGCGAAAGATGATGATCTCGTATCCAAACGTTATTACCTGTTACCTTTTTTCGTTTCCTGTTCACAAGGCGTGCTCTTTTTCGAGCTCCCACTGTCTCAAACAGGCAGTAACAGCATTCTTTCCACAGGCATCCTACTGTCACTCCTTAGTTTAGGTGCTTTGGTAACGCTCAGCATGCTCTTCCTGAACCGTCTTTCTCCGGGAGGAAGAATTGCAGCGGCATTATTGGGAATGGCCATCTGCTTCTTTGCACTCGCTTCATTCCACACCATTCCGACTGCCGCTATTCTCTTTATGCTTGGTGCGGCTAAAGGAGTGTTGTTCCCTGCAATGGCATCACTTTTTATTAGTCTAGGCGGCCCTGGTCGAATGGGTCGGACCTTCTCCTTGCAGTCGATTGCCATGTCACTTGGTGCATTCGCTGGACCCGTAGCCGCCGGACAGCTAAGGGGATTCGTTTCACCTTACTTCATAGCCTTTCTACTGCTCATGGTCGCGTTGCTTCTGCTTCCGCCTAACAATACAGGGAAACTATCTGACCTCACTTCCAAATGGAACGGGCGAGCCGCATGATTCTTTGTTTTTACGACATTTCCCGGGGAATGAAGACTTTCCTGCAGAAACGGTTGTTAAAAATGACGATCCTTCGGTAAACTATAATGAGTCTGAAGCTTGGGGCCCATTTCCGGAGGTGATTTTCAGTTAATGTCCATTACGATTATTGTCGAAGGCAAAAACGATCGTAGCAGATTACGGCGTGTGCTGGTACCGGAAGTAGAAATCCTATGTACCTTTGGCACATTAAATACACTTAAATTAGAGTCCCTTCGGCAACAAGTAGGGGATGGAGAAGTGTACCTTTATCTGGATAACGACTCTTCTGGCAAAAAAATACGCAGTGTTCTCCGTGATGCTTTCCCCGATGCCGGTCACATCTATACTCGTCGCGGATATGCTGGGGTGGAGGGTACGCCCGATGAATACAATATCACTCAGCTTGAGAAAGCTGGATTGGAAGATTTCATCATCTATCCTGAACCCCTTCCTTTTTAAGCTGAAACAAGCATAAACGCTTATCGTCCTTATAAGGACGATAAGCGTTTATACGAGAAATATTAAGGATTCTATATAGCGTGAAACTTATATTTTCTTATATTTCATTAAAAAAACGCCTTCTTCGTTATCCCTTCCAAAAAGGGGGATTCGAAAAAGGCGTCTTTGGTGTATCGGTATGTTCTATTCCCGAGCCAATTCCTTCAGCTGAGCCGCAAGAAATTCAGGAGTTACGGTCTCCGTATCACCTGCGTCATACAATGCACGAAGACGATTGTCTCGGTCAACTAACGCTATACGGTTGGCATGTACGAAATTTTCTTTGGAATTCCCCGCGATTAGTACTTTAAAAGAATCAGTCGCCAGCTTACGAACTTCTTCCTGATCTCCCCGCAAGAAATACCATCCATCATAATTCGCCTGAAAACGGTCCGCAAACGTCTTAATAGCTTCCCGAGTATCATTCTTCGGATCAAAAGAGATAGAGACAAACTCCGTATCTTTACCAAAGCTGCCATCCTCAACCAAAATCTTCTGTGTCTGAGATAACAAAAACGTAGTTATAGGACATACATCCGGACACTGAGTAAAAAAGAAGTATACCAACCGTGCTTTACCTTGTGTATCAGCCAGAGTAATCTGGTCTCCATTCA
This Paenibacillus sp. FSL R5-0345 DNA region includes the following protein-coding sequences:
- a CDS encoding Cof-type HAD-IIB family hydrolase gives rise to the protein MTAKYRLLALDMDGTLLNDEQIITPTTVEWLQKAVDAGVHVCLSTGRAFTSAFPYAEQLGLGTPMITVNGSEVWRAPHEIYRRSLMDPMLVKQMYELAKEDDIWFWAYSTEKVHKQDNWDGDVTGREWLKFGYHTEDDELRHKLLLRLQDMGGLEITNSSPHNLEINPLGVNKATGIKEVCKLLGLEMSQVIAVGDSLNDLAAIQQAGLGVAMGNAQETVKEEADAVVASNNNDGIAEVVQKYIFNEVVTSLGSQ
- a CDS encoding peptidoglycan D,D-transpeptidase FtsI family protein — encoded protein: MSFFRKQASPPDETSSKSSIGLRLNVFFFSTFVIFCVIIIRLAVLQFVEGPTLTEVETSRDTKNVPLASMRGVIYAAEGEKLAYSTPVQSLYITLNKEYTAKQTDKITGKTTLTPEAKAKSDALAAKLVADFNKYGDPNAEKMTEEDVIEALDLYFRKSLGFMARRIKADLTTQEVAYFMEHKGEYPGLEIVEESIRHYDKDTVAVQTIGYIKPFKSANSLNIYKNILNAMKNNPEPGLTYKDDEFVGFDGLELQYQRELRGQNGYQEISVNPQNMAEKVERVVPPVKGNDVWTTINKNIQMKTEQAIMDQIKWLHSNPVQGKTHPNALTGYAVAMEVDTGNIVSMASMPDYDTNIWTSGSLSTDVWNSIMDNYQNGTINPISSGTSGNGLRSVLLLGSTIKPLSVLVGLNEGLFTPSTYYSDKGFATFGKTGHETKVRNSGGHVYGSMDPARAIEKSSNAFMVDMVGKRLYEKYKSKGIDVWDKYMKEFGLGVSTGSGLPNEFLGQINYTNIEAAGSAQAALVYASFGQQGSYTVLQLAQYVATLANEGQRIKPQLVSKITDADGKVVKEFGREVLDEVTAFDKSYWKEIQQGMRSEVSAFSDFPYDFARKTGTSQQVAKGQIRDNGVFIAYAPRNNPKLAVAVVIPEGGFGSQSAAPVARKIFDAYDWEYGLDGVPKKSLQSGNNVNDPAKEGTATGTE
- a CDS encoding peptidoglycan D,D-transpeptidase FtsI family protein, encoding MSLFGKLPPPKDGISSRNSVGLRLNIFFFGTFFVFCIIIVRLAGLQFTEGALLSEEETNRETKIVPLAALRGIIFAAEGEQIAFSTPTESLYLTLTKDYTARTTDKVTGESSFTEKAKNKSNALAARLAADFAKYGDPNAPKLTQKDILDLLDLDFKKYLGYVPRRIKTGLVPKEIAYFMEHKDDYPGLSIVEESLRHYDKDTVAVQTVGFGKPFKSTEDIALYKNIRSAMKKDASPGLMYKAEEYVGFDGLEMQYQRELRGENGYQVISITPQNMAEKVEQNVAPVKGNNIWMTINKKIQMKTEQAILDQIKWLHANAVQGETHPDALTGYAVAMEVETGNIVAMASMPDYDSNVWTKDSLPTTVWNKIMNNHLNGTITSNSSGRSGHDFSSLVFMGSTIKPLSVLIGLNEGFFNTSTTYTDVGITYFGKDNKSSVRNSSGHVYGSLRPAKAITDSSNVFMVDMVGKQLYKKYPGDKGIEVWDEYMKEFGLGVSTKSGLPGESPGQINYTDLKAAGSSQAALIYASFGQQGSYTTLQLAQYAATLANEGVRIKPQLVSKITDAQGKVVKEFQREVLNKVTFNKSYWKEIKQGMSSKVSAFDDFPYDFARKTGTSEKTDRKNINRDNGVFIAFAPRENPKLAVAVVIPEGGFGSNSAAPVARKIFDAYDWEYGLDGVPKKNVTPVTEPIQE
- a CDS encoding transglutaminase domain-containing protein, with product MINGWMASVSDANIISIALLLVVVFSLLQGWSRGFSSATGRLFGLLGTGLFTIVSLVLAIPAAAYLNPYVENWASGISLPDTKLTQLQQIYYTAVSVLSESPLVRFLLLLLISYMLIRMLLGLLSMLLPFPQLRRTKKFKDRKITQVSRMGGAIVGLIIGLTRSLVIVLALFICVGLNPESGFSHYVESSPIYSQSAAAVFEPIVGETVQKKLPILTKTVAAEMNDILRRKYEVIDHEIPQDIIGAAEDIAGQAQGEEKKARLLYDWVGSRVTYDYAKADNYLQNKVWHEQTPQDTFDTRQGVCIDYARLYAVMARSQGLQVRVVTGQGYDGRGGYGAHAWNEVYISDRQAWIPLDPTWASSGDWFNPKDFDETHIRENAL
- a CDS encoding MFS transporter, yielding MKTALWLYLFLFLAFFDLHAQYPVLTPFAISLGAGPTFIGWMMGMYSLTHLPGNLLAGVLVDRNGSRRYIVFSLVAAGAILLLQAHVQLPWHLLMLRAASGFVLAFLSPACMTLLASLSSDATEQGKYMSGHGIVHTLASVVSPAAGAFIVAKAGYSGTFTTLGWLLIATGVMAFFSVPAPSRRTLSPLSTAQSPKIPAKPSIPAKDDDLVSKRYYLLPFFVSCSQGVLFFELPLSQTGSNSILSTGILLSLLSLGALVTLSMLFLNRLSPGGRIAAALLGMAICFFALASFHTIPTAAILFMLGAAKGVLFPAMASLFISLGGPGRMGRTFSLQSIAMSLGAFAGPVAAGQLRGFVSPYFIAFLLLMVALLLLPPNNTGKLSDLTSKWNGRAA
- a CDS encoding DNA primase; the protein is MSITIIVEGKNDRSRLRRVLVPEVEILCTFGTLNTLKLESLRQQVGDGEVYLYLDNDSSGKKIRSVLRDAFPDAGHIYTRRGYAGVEGTPDEYNITQLEKAGLEDFIIYPEPLPF
- a CDS encoding SCO family protein, whose amino-acid sequence is MSVQTFKRYKWTWLLLLLALIMAGYLAVNSLNLGKEKLPVIGEVQDFSLENVNGDQITLADTQGKARLVYFFFTQCPDVCPITTFLLSQTQKILVEDGSFGKDTEFVSISFDPKNDTREAIKTFADRFQANYDGWYFLRGDQEEVRKLATDSFKVLIAGNSKENFVHANRIALVDRDNRLRALYDAGDTETVTPEFLAAQLKELARE